CCACGCTCACTTTAGTGgatctctcccccacctcctgcaTTGTGGCTACACAGTAGGCATACTACCCGGAAATGCCAGAGATAGGGATCAGTCACAACTTTTTTAAGAGGTCCAAAGCACAAGAGGGGTTCTGAGAAAGATTCTAAACACAGACTTAGCCTAAGTAAACACTATGGTAACAGCATGGTGGCCAGTGTCAATAGCCCCAATCCTCAGGAGCGGGgagcaggaaggtcagaagttcaaggcctgctggAGAGGATATGTGGAGCCAAAAAAGAATACACTGTTGAGGACCAGCAAATCTGTTGCAGCTTTAAAATGTGTTCCAGAGCTAGAGGGATGGTtcggtggctaagagcacatactgctcttccagagaagttcagttcccagcaacccccactgggcagctcacctatctccagctccagggggatgcAATGCTTCTAGCCTCTACAAGTACCCACAACTCCTCAGGAGCACCCCTATCTCAGGACCacacccctatacacacacacacacacacacaccgctttTGTTGTTTCAGGCTTATTCAAAGAGTCTCATCTCTTCTGGTTGTAGAGGCCTCAGTGATGTGTCAGTTCCCTTGGAATTTGATCAGTACTATGGTTACTAATAAACCCAAACCCTGGTTGGTAGACTCGATGAAGCCCAAACTCCTTCTAGGTGCTCTCATTTTTTCCAGAGAATGAAACACACACTTTAATATAGAGCCACTTGTCCAGTGAAAGAGGACTCAACGGCTCTCAGACAGCCTCAAACTCCTTGAACCATGGCTATGGTCTAATTTCTTGGGGGAAGCGTTGCAATCCTAAGTGGCTCTGAAACAGATGAAAGATCaccactgtttctttcttttttttttttttttccttcttaatacATCTACTTTTCTTTCAAGCTGAAACTCCACACAAACTTCACCAACTTGACTGGGTGAGACGGTCTCTAACATGCTAATAATCCATGATAACCGGCTCAAGCTTGTTTTCCTCCTCACACCCAGGGATACCAGTTTTCAAGcccttctgcctctcctcccatcatcGTTAAGTTAAAACCTCTGGGAACCACCACACTGGGGCAAAGCAAGAGAAACGGAGGAAATGGTCTCAAAGTGAAATCACTTTCTCTCGCTAACAAGAGGCACTCCGGCTTACTCCGAGCGACATGGGATGGTACCAGAATCTCTGGCGAGTCCTGGGGGCAAGCGGGGAAGACCAGGAAGGCCCTGTGAGCACCCGAGGTGCCTAAGCCTGGAGGCAGGCGGGATGCAAGGGAAAGTGAAGCATCATTAGGCAAGTATCAGAAGCAGCCAGGGCGACGAaagaaggcagggcagggcaggtgaGAGATcgacacccccctccccagaacAACCTGACGAATTCCCGCCTAGTAGGGTCAGTGAGGGTCCGGGTGTCTCACCAGAACGCCGCGTTCAGCCCCAGGCACCACAGGGCGCTCCTGGCCGGCCGCTCCCACACCAGGGCTGCCTGCACCCGGCTCAGCAGAGGCTCGTAGGGGCCCAGCACCTCCACCAGGGCCCGCTGCGCCGCCTCAACCTGCTGGTCGCGCTCCCAGGAGCCGGACATAGCTCGGCGGCCCCTGAAAGCCAACCCCGAAGCTGGACCCGGGGCCGCGGCCACCCCTTcagcctcctccatctccccttcAGCAGCCACAACATCCGGGGCCACGGCCCGGGAGTCACAATAACACCGACTGCGCAGAAGCGCGAGTTTGGCTGCGGCGGGGCGGAgaaggggcggggcggggcgagtGCCGAGACGCCCGCGCGCGCATGCGCAGACGCTCCGGTGCGCATACACCAGACGGAAGAGAACACTGCGTCAAAATGCGTTCCCGGCGCTGAGCGCGATTCGGAGCCGCGCACGCGCAACTCGCACAACTGAAGCCCGATGAAGGAGGAAATTCCATCCGCAGAGCTCAGCTCCCATTGGAGAGGAGAACGATCAGGGGTGGAGCGCATTGTCTGGCGCCTGCGTCTTGCCGGCGAGCGCGCTAAGGGTCGGCGGTGTTGGTGGCGGGAGAGACTGCAACGCCGATGTCTGAGGAGCGATGCCGAGAGAAATCATCACCCTACAGTTGGGCCAGTGCGGCAATCAGAGTGAGCGAACCTCCAgaccctctgcctcccaggttcctTAGGTGCAAGAGGCCCTCGCAATAAGGTCATAGCTTCGGTCTGTCTGCAGAATCCTAGTTCTCCCCCACAAAGGCGATTCCCAACCCTTTGCCCAACTGCCTAAAGCCAATGGACCTTCCCCTGTCCAGTCATTGGCCTAGACACTAGGGAGTCCCAAGGCTAATCTAGATCCCTAGACCCAAGCGTTCAATTCCCCCACTGGCTATTTGGAACCTACCCAGATCCACGTATCTTTTAACCTTCCGCCTCCCTCTCTTAGTTGGGTTCGAGTTCTGGAAACAGCTGTGTGCCGAGCATGGCATCAGTCCCGAGGGCATCGTAGAGGAGTTCGCCACCGAGGGCACTGACCGAAAGGACGTCTTTTTCTACCAGGTGCCCCTCGCCCCTCCTCCCAGGGACTTGACCAGGACCCTGGGGACCTGAAGGGACTGGCAGCGCGATCTGGTGCTGGGAAACTCTGAGTGGATGGGAACAGAGTGGCTATCTTGAGGGAGGGCCTGCAGGAGCCAGAGTTGGGAGGCTTCAGGACTTGACCCATCCTGGCTTCCCTCTGACAGGCAGACGATGAGCATTACATTCCCCGGGCTGTGCTGCTGGACCTGGAGCCCCGGGTGATCCATTCCATCCTCAACTCCTCCTATGCTAAGCTCTACAACCCAGAGAACATCTACCTGTCGGAGCATGGCGGAGGAGCTGGCAACAACTGGGCCAGCGGATTCTCCCAGGTCATTTGCTGTTCCCTGAAGGGCTCTCAACTCCGTGGGTGGGCACAGGCCCTGTGGATTTTCTACAGATGAAACTAGGTCAGAGATGTGTGAGTGCTGAGTAAGATAGCCATGGCTCCAGGAGCTAGCTGGAACTCTAAGGACCCAGTCTAGCTAGTGCTTTGTTGCAGGCCATTTAAATACTTTCTGTGTTAGCTTTGTAAACCTCTGACTAACCCTAGAAGTAGGCACCATGGGTTTATGATATTTTATCTACTTCTTCAgactcaaaacaaaactctgaaatCAAAGATATTTCAAACTTCACTTAGCAAAACCAATGCTCAATGGAGAAGGAAGGCTATGTTGATGTATCTTGTCACCTTATTGTCAGCACTCAGGCCTCTCACTGTAGAAATGTCTGATAACGCACCTCCAACCTCCACGGCTGTATCAGTACTGTTTATTTTGCAGGTTCTAGGAATGTGCTAAACATCACATACTAGACAAACTTAGATTGCTGAGCTATGCATCACATCCCCAGCCTTGACGTGTTCTTTTtgttaaatatgaatatttatttattttgagaaagtttctctatttagccttggctgtcctggaattcactgtgtagaccaggctggcctcaaacagagatccgactgcctctgcctcccaaatggcGAGGTTAAAAGTGTGCACTGCCATTGTCCAGCTAATATGCAATTTATGTTTGTATACCCAAAACTACCTTTCAGAACCTGAAGAATTTTGATTTCTAAAAATATCTGGTCCTGTGGATATTAAATGGTGGAGTGTGGACCTGTGTTTTACTTTCAGTGAGGAAACAGATAGATAAATCTTCCTGAAGTCACATGACTAGGTGGGTATGAGCTACAGCGGTAGAGATGGCTGGACATGTAGTTCAGTTGGGAAGATACTGGTCTAGTatgtatgaagccctggcttcagTCCTTTACCACTGCATAAAACTGGGCAGAGTGGTACGTACTGGCGATAGACGCAGGAGACGCAGAAtgtcaaggttatcctcagctaaacagagaatttgaTGCTAGCCTTggatacatgaaaccctgtctcaaaaaagtaaaataagtagggaagtgatggcacatgcctttaatcccagcacttgagaggcagaggcaggcagatttctgagtttgaggccagcctggtctacagagtgagttacaagacagccagtgctatacaaagaaactctgtcttgaagaaaacaaaataaataaatataaaataaaatgcagagcCTTTCCTAGCATAAGCAAGGTCCTGGATTCCAGTGATTCAAAACTATATGTGACCAAATCACCTTGGTTGGGTTGTAAAGTACTTGTCTGTAACCAATGTTGTAGTAACTCTGAGTGCAGAACAAGGCAGCTATGGTGCATGTAAGAATCAagggtggagggctggagagatgtctcagcagttaagagcccagAGGTCTggagtgcaattcccagcaaccacacggttgctcacaatcatctgtcatgggagccaatgccctcttctgagtgATGCTGTCTTCTGTCCTGTAGGCACACACATAGAATGCTCATATGCCTATACGTATGCATGGGTGACTACTCTGAGGTCAGCTCCTGTCCCATGCTCTGTCCCACCTCACCCTTCTTCACATCTGTCCAGGGAGAAAAAATCCACGAGGACATTTTTGACATCATAGATCGGGAGGCAGATGGCAGTGACAGTCTAGAGGTGAGTGTCCCAGGAGTGTCAGTAGAACTGGTCATGTAGAGACTTAGCAATACCATTTAGAAATTATTCCCTGTTTTGGACCAttgagatggctgagcaggtaacaGTGCTTGTAttcaagcttgacaacctgaggtTGATCTGTAAGACCCGtgacagagagaactgactccaaaaagttgtgctctgaccCTGCGGGTACATAGTGGTGCGCACGCGTGGCCACACacaatgataattttttttaaaagctacctATTAGATACAAGACCAACTCATTTATCCTTGCATTGGACAGAGGCTACTGAGTCTTATTGAAGAGAGGACAGAGTCTCCTGGGAAATGAAGGGACTTGGGAAGACGAGTCCAAGACATTGTGGGATGTGTCTAGTAGGGtattagggctagagagatggctagtgTGGATAAgtgcacttcctgctcttgcagaacatctgggtttggttcccagcacccagcatgGTGGCTCCCAGTCATCTATAACTGCCCTCTTataacctccacaggcaccaggcacacacatgtatgcacacacatgtgtgtgtgtatgtatatacctacaggcaggcaggcacttaaaataaaaataagcttaaactttttaaatgaaatcctGTCACTAGACACCGAAATGCTTACAGCCCCTTTCTTACTTAGGGATTTGTACTGTGTCATTCCATTGCTGGAGGGACAGGCTCTGGCTTGGGCTCCTACCTCCTGGAACGGCTAAATGACAGGTATGTAAGCCTGCCTTTGGGAGACTAGGTGAAGGTAGGTCCTTTCCCTTCATTTCCTACGGCCCTTGGGGCCCAGCAGACAGAGCTCCCTCCATGCTGTAGCCCTACCATTCCCTCCGACTGGGAGGAAACTGAGGGTGCAAGGGAAAAGCCCAATAGCACTTGCAGAAATAATACCAGCATGGAGGCCCTGCTTTGAGTGGAGTGTGTCCAGGTGTGGAGCCTAGGATTTTACAGAGTTTCTTCCCTGGCCCTTTTGGAGTTTTGTCCTTTCAAAAGCTACATCCTCCTGTTCTACTGCTTTTAGCCCGACTCTACTTTTCCTATTCACGGACAAATGCTCTTAGACCTATTCAGAAGGCTAATCAAATCTCTAATCAGTTGCCCTCTTCTGTCTACCCCACCAGGTACCCCAAAAAACTAGTGCAGACATACTCTGTGTTCCCCAACCAGGACGAGATGAGTGACGTGGTGGTCCAGCCCTACAACTCCCTCCTCACACTAAAGAGGCTGACCCAGAATGCGGACTGTGTGGTGAGACCTGGATTCTTGTTCCTGCTCCCTTCCCCCTGTCTGTTCATCTTCATTTTGAGCTCTCTTGTGTCAAACGCTTGAGAAAGGCCCTTTGGAGTGAGTGTTTCCGACCATTAGGCTCAAGGAGAGACTCGGACCAAGCTCCCGCTGTTCCTGCCTTCATAGATCTTCCACTCTTTGCTATCCCTTTTAGGTGGTGCTGGACAACACGGCCCTGAACCTGATAGCCACAGACCGCCTGCACATCCAGAACCCGTCTTTCTCCCAGATCAACCAGCTGGTGAGCCCCCCTCCTGGAGTGCAAGCCCTCTCTTCTGCAAGAGGGTCATCAGAGGAGGGACATTCCACCTCCACCAAGCCCCGTAACACAGTATCTGTTCCCAGGTGTCCACCATCATGTCAGCCAGCACCACCACCCTGCGCTACCCTGGATACATGAACAATGACCTCATCGGCCTCATCGCCTCGCTCATTCCCACCCCTCGGCTCCACTTCCTCATGACTGGCTATACCCCCCTCACCACGGACCAGTCAGTAAGAGCTCCCTCAGTGTCCCTTTCCCATACTCTCCAGGAGCTGCTCTTCGCAGCTCTTCTCCACCCACCTCCCCAGATTCTGTACACCAGCTTGCAGCCCTGCCCCTGCTTTGTACCACTTTTGGCTCCTGCAGGAGCAGTGCCACTAGGATAATAGCTCACTGCTCAAGGGCATGGGATTGGTGAGCTGAGAGCCATGATCCTGATCCCACGGCAGAGACTCAGCCCAGACCTGATCTAAAGACAGTCCCCAGAGACCATGCCACCTGCAAGCTGATGGGGACAGAGTtgactctcttcctctgtctatGCATCTCTGGGTTCCTCCCTGACTGCTGACCTGGTCTCTGAACCCCNGTTCCNTCAGGTNGCCAGTGTGAGGAAGACAACNGTCCTGGATGTCATGAGGCGCCTGCTACAGCCCAAGAACGTGATGGTGTCCACAGGCCGGGATCGTCAGACCAACCACTGCTACATCGCCATCCTCAACATCATCCAGGGAGAGGTGGACCCCACCCAGGTAAGGGAGGCCCCTTCACCCTAGCTTCAGGCCCACAGGATAGTTGCCAGCAGCAACCACCCCCTCTCTGCCCACCCCAGGTCCACAAGAGCCTGCAGAGGATCCGGGAAAGGAAACTGGCCAACTTCATCCCCTGGGGCCCAGCCAGCATCCAGGTGGCCCTGTCAAGGAAGTCTCCCTACCTGCCCTCAGCCCACCGGGTCAGCGGGCTCATGATGGCCAACCACACCAGTATCTCCTCGGTGAGCGCAGCCTCCTGTTGTCTTTGTGTTACTGGGAATCAATCCCAGGGCTTCGGGAATGGTAGGCAGCTCTCCCTGCTCTGAGCCGCACCCCTAGCTCCTGGTCTttgagccacacccctagctcCTGGTCTTTGGCCATTCTGCTCCACTCCCTACTGTCATTTGCTCCCTATGCCCCATGCCCCACCTGTCCCTAGTTCTGTGTCTTGCGCTGGATGCCATTCTGAAGCTCCCCTCTCCAGCTGTGTAAGCTGCTTGTGCTTTACCCCCAGCTCcgttccttacacacacacacaccctcctagCCTTTGTGGAGAGTAACCGTACCTAGGTTCCTGGGCTCTCTGGGCTGTACCGTTTCTTGATGTCTTTGTGACCCTCCCGCTATCTCTGTGCCTTAAGCTCTTCGAACGGACCTGTCGCCAGTTTGACAAGCTGCGGAAACGGGAGGCCTTCATGGAACAGTTCCGCAAGGAGGACATCTTCAAGGACAACTTTGACGAGATGGACACCTCCAGAGAGATTGTGCAGCAGCTGATTGATGAGTACCACGCGGCCACTCGGCCAGACTACATCTCCTGGGGCACCCAGGAGCAGTGAGTCGTGGACGACAGGGACCCTCATCTGCCTTACCAGTTAGCCCAGGCCCTGCCTGGCTGACTTCCCCTCGGAGCCCAGATCAGGGACCTCACAAGTCACTCGCGTACACATGCACCATCTGTTGGCTTGGGGGTGGGTTTACTTCTTCTCTGAGAGTATTTATCTTTAATAAAGCACTGGATGTAAATCAAGCCACCCCCCAGTCTCTGGGTGTGGAGGTGCCTGCTTCTGCATCACTGACGGTTTCCTTCTGCACTTCCAACGTCTTCCACTCGGGGCAGAGAGCCGCCTCTAGCTTTGCCTTTGGCCTGATTGTGGAGGACACAGATGGCTCTTGACCCTGCTGGAATTCTTTTCCAGAGTAAAAGGAAGCACAGATCTTTTTCTCCGTTCAGCCTCCTCTGGTCTCAGTTCCTCCACACTGTATCAGATGGACACTCCTCCCCTTGCACATTTCCACACTGGAGTGTCCTGTTTGCACGCCTATTGCACACCTGGGGCCACCACACTACCTCCAGCCTCCTAAGCAGGGAAGTCAACCTATGTGCCTTCCAGCTCTGGCCAGCAGAGCAATGCTGAAGGGCTGGTCCCAGAGAGTCTTGACTGGAGTCTAGGATCGTCAGGAGACCAGGCCCAAAGCCCAGACCGAGCACAGTCAAAACTGGTTCTGTTTCTGTTCTCAACGGGTCTTCATTCGTGTaaagtttttattactttttaatcctTTTGGATGTAACTATGAGTATGTATGAGCCTTGGGGTGAGTGTAGAAGTCAGAAAATAACTTGGGAGGAGTTtctctcccaccatgtgggtccagggaacggaacttaggttgtcagactCAAGGGCAAGCCACTTTCCCTGCCAAGCCATTTCAccaccctgtttttgttttgttttttaaatttattagtgatggatggatgttttagctgcatgtatgtgtgtaccatgtacatgtagtactagcagaagccagaagagggcgccaggtcccctggaactagacttacagacagttgtggggtgtgagctgccatgttggtgctaggaacagaccccaagtcctctggaagaatggaTGCCCCGTGTACTTAACCCCTGAGCTGTCACTCCAGGATCCATTCTTTAAAATTCCAGTTATTTAAAAGCCCAATGGGAGAAAGATCACAGACAGTGACTTTGTGACTCTTACACCCTTAAGagtcctgctgggcagtggtggtgcgtgccttcagttccagcacttgggagggagagacaggtggacctctgacttggaagccagtctggtctacagagtgagttccaggacagtcagggctacacggagaaatgctgtctcaacaaaacaaaacaaaacaaaaaatccttggGATCcaagctgggcagtagtggtacaCAACTTTCATCCTAGCACTCTGCTGGCAGGTAGagctccaagtttgaggccagcctgctctacagatggagttccaggacctccaaggatacacagagaaaccctgtctcaaaaaacaacaaaaatcctaccTCCTCCTGCCCCTTGGGATCCAAAGATAATGAAGGACTGCAAAGGGCCCCACTAAACTCTTACATACCCCACAGGAAAGAACTACAATGCATCATGTACATTGGTTTGTTTAATGGTAATTACAAACCTATGAAAGGGTCGATATCATTAccaatctcattttaaaaacacagaaacagcaaAGTAGATCACAAGGCCACCCAGTTAAGTGGCCTTAAGTGGCAGAGTTGAAACAAGCTTTGCTACACCTGgcatctgtgtttgtttttaacgAATAGCCAAACAAGCCATATTTttagatgtattcattttatttccacGCGTGTGTACATGTACTATGTGTATGCCTGGttgcccacagaggtcaaaagaagaaGGGATTGGACCCTGTGGAATTGAGCTCCTGATGGTTACAAGCCACTGTATGGgggctgggaactaaacccaggtcctctgcaagagcaagcccctcttcccttttttgagattatattatactacgtagcccaggctgacctcagacttgccATGCTCCTCCCCTTTccacctccagcccctcccctaccccaacccctgtttctctgcccctgcccctgccttatACTAGGACTAGGTTATGTATGTCCATTATTGGAACATACACACCGCATTTGTGTGATGCTGGGGGGCAAACTTAGAACCTGTGTGAATTAAGCTAAGCGAGCactgtgccactgagctacactcgcAGCAACGGTGACTGTCACTAACCATGGCAATATGCTTCCTTTTATATCTCCCAGGACAGTGTCGAATCTGCTCattcctgggggcgggggggggagggggatcatGAGATGAGCCCATCTTGTTGTCCGTTCATGCAGAGAAAGCACATTTGATTCTTGTCTTGAGAATATCAGCATCAACTGCCAAGTATCCATCTCACAGCACACGGTAGCTCAGGATGTTTTAAGCAAATACTTCACTTCTCCCTAGGCTGGGAGGCTGGAAGAGCCCTTGCCTGCCTCATAGTCAACAGAGGGAGCAGTGTACAAGCCAGCCCCTGTGATAATATAAAAGCCTCATACAACTAACaggcaggccgggcgtggtggcgcacgcctttaatcccagcactcgggaggcagaggcaggcggatttctgagttcgaggccagcctggtctacaaagtgNNNNNNNNNNNNNNNNNNNNNNNNNNNNNNNNNNNNNNNNNNNNNNNNNNNNNNNNNNNNNNNNNNNNNNNNNNNNNNNNNNNNNNNNNNNNNNNNNNNNNNNNNNNNNNNNNNNNNNNNNNNNNNNNNNNNNNNNNNNNNNNNNNNNNNNNNNNNNNNNNNNNNNNNNNNNNNNNNNNNNNNNNNNNNNNNNNNNNNNNNNNNNNNNNNNNNNNNNNNNNNNNNNNNNNNNNNNNNNNNNNNNNNNNNNNNNNNNNNNNNNNNNNNNNNNNNNNNNNNNNNNNNNNNNNNNNNNNNNNNNNNNNNNNNNNNNNNNNNNNNNNNNNNNNNNNNNNNNNNNNNNNNNNNNNNNNNNNNNNNNNNNNNNNNNNNNNNNNNNNNNNNNNNNNNNNNNNNNNNNNNNNNNNNNNNNNNNNNNNNNNNNNNNNNNNNNNNNNNNNNNNNNNNNNNNNNNNNNNNNNNNNNNNNNNNNNNNNNNNNNNNNNNNNNNNNNNNNNNNNNNNNNNNNNNNNNNNNNNNNNNNNNNNNNNNNNNNNNNNNNNNNNNNNNNNNNNNNNNNNNNNNNNNNNNNNNNNNNNNNNNNNNNNNNNNNNNNNNNNNNNNNNNNNNNNNNNNNNNNNNNNNNNNNNNNNNNNNNNNNNNNNNNNNNNNNNNNNNNNNNNNNNNNNNNNNNNNNNNNNNNNNNNNNNNNNNNNNNNNNNNNNNNNNNNNNNNNNNNNNNNNNNNNNNNNNNNNNNNNNNNNNNNNNNNNNNNNNNNNNNNNNNNNNNNNNNNNNNNNNNNNNNNNNNNNNNNNNNNNNNNNNNNNNNNNNNNNNNNNNNNNNNNNNNNNNNNNNNNNNNNNNNNNNNNNNNNNNNNNNNNNNNNNNNNNNNNNNNNNNNNNNNNNNNNNNNNNNNNNNNNNNNNNNNNNNNNNagggagggagggagggagggagggagggttagGTTTGCCTAGCAGGGAGGAGTAACTCCGCAAGGACGCCTATGCTCTCTGACTGGTGAGTACCAGGTGTAACAAGCATGGTCCG
Above is a genomic segment from Mus caroli chromosome 11, CAROLI_EIJ_v1.1, whole genome shotgun sequence containing:
- the Tubg1 gene encoding tubulin gamma-1 chain; the protein is MPREIITLQLGQCGNQIGFEFWKQLCAEHGISPEGIVEEFATEGTDRKDVFFYQADDEHYIPRAVLLDLEPRVIHSILNSSYAKLYNPENIYLSEHGGGAGNNWASGFSQGEKIHEDIFDIIDREADGSDSLEGFVLCHSIAGGTGSGLGSYLLERLNDRYPKKLVQTYSVFPNQDEMSDVVVQPYNSLLTLKRLTQNADCVVVLDNTALNLIATDRLHIQNPSFSQINQLVSTIMSASTTTLRYPGYMNNDLIGLIASLIPTPRLHFLMTGYTPLTTDQSVASVRKTTVLDVMRRLLQPKNVMVSTGRDRQTNHCYIAILNIIQGEVDPTQVHKSLQRIRERKLANFIPWGPASIQVALSRKSPYLPSAHRVSGLMMANHTSISSLFERTCRQFDKLRKREAFMEQFRKEDIFKDNFDEMDTSREIVQQLIDEYHAATRPDYISWGTQEQ